The DNA window AGACTCACGGGGCCGAATGGATCGGTGGCCGAGCACTCCCTCCCCGACACGGCCCTCGGCCTGAGTCGCTATCGTCTCGACGAACTTCTCTTTCGTCACGCCTGTGCTGCCGGCGTTGAGGGACGAGAGGACACACGCGTTACGCAGGTTCAGGGCTCTCTGAAGGATGGATTTGCGGTACAGACGGATGCGGGAACGGTGGAGGGACGACTTGTGCTCGGGGCTTACGGCAAACGCGGACTGCTGGACCGAAAGCTTAATCGACCGTTTCTACAGGAATCGTCTCCGTACGTCGCCTTCAAGGCGCACTACGAAGGTCCCCCATCCGCAATACCCGGCCGGATCGAGGTGCACGCCGCTCCTAGCGGCTACTGCGGCGTAGGGCCGGTGGAAGACAATCGTTTGTGTGTGTGCTGGATTGGCCACACGGATGCGCTCAAGGACGCTGGGGGCTCTCCGGACAACATGCTCAACTCCCTTCGTCGGAATCCCGCCCTCGACGAGCGGATGGCCCCCCTCACTCGCGTGAGTCCCCGCTTTGAAGCCGTCAGTCAGGTGCCACTCATGGCCAAAGAGCAATTCGTGAACGACGTGTGCATGGTGGGCGATTCCGCCGGGATGATTGCCCCCCTCTGTGGAGACGGGATGGCGATGGCCCTCGCGGGCGCCGATCTTGCCTTTCCGTACGCATCGGATTTTCTAAACGACCGGCGCTCGGCGGAGGAATTTCGTCGTGCCTACCGGCAGGCCTGGAATGACCAATTCCGGTTCCGCCTTCGCCTCGGCCGCTGGGTGCACGCCGCCGCCTTCCGTCCTGCTGCCACCACCTCCCTCCTCAGCGCTTGTCGCGTCTTCCCCCCACTTGCCCGCTGGCTGATTCGATCCACTCGCGGCTGACTTGCTCTCTCAAAATTACATTTCCGGAATGTTGATCGTGTCGATGTAATTCCTCCGGGTCCTCTGTAATGTCACAGTAAATGGATCCCCATTCGGATTGGGGCCCTTCTCCATTCTGTCTATGATGATGCGGGAATAAGGCGCGCCCCCTGTTCCCTCGCTCACTTCTCACACAGCCGACGCGGATCCAACGTGACGCATCGATCGATACTCCTTTTTAGCATTGCTCTTTTTCTTTCCGTCGGCGCGGCTCACGCCCAGCTGCCGACCAGTCTGCTCGACGACTTTGAGCGGACGGATGACCCGTCGCTCGGTCGAACGCCGACGAGCCCCACGGACATCCAGTGGAACGAATCCGGACAGGCCGTCGGCTCCGGCTCCAGCCTCTCCTCGAACGAAACCATTCGGATCAACAATCAGCGGGCCGACCTCCAGGCGGGGCAGAAGGAAGGCGTCAAAATTGCCACTGTTGACATGAGCAACGTCAGCGGCTATCCGACAACCCTCTCGGACGCGAGCGGCGTGATGACGTGGGCATTCAACTTTCGCCAATCAAAAAACGACCCTGGGGGATTTGGGAGCACAGGTAACGGAGGAATGGCCTTCGTCCTTTCCTCTGCCGGAAGTGATTTGGATGACTCAAACGCTCTCGCCGTCGTTCTCGGGGATGGCGATGCGTCCGATGAAATCAAACTCGTCAATTACAATGGGGGATACAGCGCGAATGGGGACTTTAGCGTAATTGCCACCGGCAGCGACGACCTCTCTAACGAGTACGTGAGCGTGAAAGTAACGTACGACCCAACCACCTCGCCGGACACCTGGACGCTTTACGCCAGCAGCGGAGCGGGGAGCTTTCCAACCTCCGATCCCCGCACCCTCGACAATGCCAATGAGGTGGATCAGGCCATGTCGGATGAGGGAACCGGCAACCAGCGCAAGTACATCGGTTTGCTCTGGGACCACGGTGCAACAAGCGAAAACGCCGTCTTCGACGACATTTACGTGACCGATCCAAGCGGCCGCCTCCCTGTGGAGCTGGCGTCGTATACCGTCGTCACCGACGACCGACAGGCGTTGCTGAGCTGGACGACGACGTCGGAGACGAACAACGCCGGGTTCACCGTCCAGCACAAGGTAAACGGGACGTTTGAGAATGTGGGCTTCGTTGACGGTGCGGGTACCGTCTCGCAGCCGCAGGACTACCGCTTTGCCACGGATGCGTTGGGGCCGGGCCGCCACACCTTCCGCCTTCAGCAGATGGACGTAGACGGTTCCGTGAGCCCGGGCCCAACCCGTACAGTGGTCGTGTCCCCAACGCGCTCCGACCTTACCAATACAGGCGGAAATCCAGTGACGGGCGGCACACCCGCCACGTTCACCATCGCGACAGAGCAGGCACAGACGGTGACCGCCACGCTGGTCAATGCGCTCGGACAAACGGTGCGCACAATGCACGAACGTCGCGTTTCCGCCACCGCCGACCTTACAGTTGAAACCAGCACGCTCTCCAGTGGCATCTACTTTCTCCGTGCTGAAGGCGAGACGTTCACGGACACGGAAAAGTTTACGATTGTCCGTTGAGCAAGTCCCCGTGCGTCCCGTCAACGGGCGGCCGCGCGCCTCAACCGGTCGTTGAGGGCGCGGCCCAGCCCGTCGTCGGGAACCGTCTGCGCAAAAATCATGGTACAGCCCGAACGGTCACACTCTCGGAAAAAGTGGAACAGATCTCGGGCGTAGGTCTCCACATCCGGCACAACGTGACAGTCCCGGAAGGCCGCCTTGCGGTCCGGCTCACTCAGCCCGATGTATCCGACCGCGGCCGACTGCTCCACCTCCGCCGGCTCCTGGATGAGATGTACACGCGCCGTGGGCGCGTAATGGCGGTGACGAGTCCCCGGACTTTTCGCCGCTTCGTCCCCTTCGCTGTCTCCTACCCGAACCGCCCCAACGATCCCCTCTAAGGCCTCGACCGAGACAGCACCGGGGCGCAGAACGACGGGAGGATCGGTCGTGCAGTCGAGAACCGTGGACTCGACTCCTGCCTCTGTGCGCCCCCCCTGCAAAATGCAGGCAATACGTCCGTCCAAATCCTCCGCCACCGCCTCCCACGTCGTGGGACTGGGCCGCCCGGACCGGTTGGCTGAGGGAGCCGCAACAGGAGTATCGCACGCCCGGAGGAACGCCCGGGCCGCCTCGTGGCGGGGCAGTCGAACGCCCACGGTGTCCAACCCAGCGGTGACGACGGAGGGAACGTCGGGATGCTTGGGCAGAATGAGCGTGAGTGGTCCGGGGCTGAAGTGCTCCAGCAGGCGATTTGCCGTCGTGGGCACCTCGGCCGCAACTGCCGGAACCTGTGCCAACGTGGCAAGATGAACGATGAGCGGATTGTCCGCCGGTCGCCCTTTTGCTTCAAAGATGGACTCGACCGCCTCCGGCTGAAAGACATCGGCGCCGAGCCCGTAGACCGTTTCGGTGGGGAATGCCACCAGTTGACCACGGCGGAGGAATGAGGCCGCATCCGTCGGCGAGGAGGTGCGTACCGTGTCCATGAGGGACGGGTGGTCCATGAGTAGAACGGGTGTAGGGATTCGATATCGCCTCCGCGCTCCGTGAGGCGACGCGTGCCGCCCCCGTACGTTCCCGGATGCTACCGCTCGGGACAAGCGGCAGCCGCTCTCCTCCCCACCCGACCCACGTTCATCGTCTTCCACACTCTCAGACGTCGATGGATCCTCTCAACCTTCCCTCCTACTCTCTGCGAACCGCGGAGCAGGACGGTGATCGCGTCATCTACGATCCCGTGCGGCAGACGTACGTTCGCCTGACGCCGGAGGAGTGGGTACGGCAGCACTTCGTGCAGTATCTCATTCAGGAACTGGACGTGCCCGCAGGCCTTGTGGCCACGGAGGCAACGTTTCAGTACCAGGGCCAGCCCTGGCGCGCCGATATTGTGGCCCACGACCGACGCGGCGCTCCCCTCCTACTGGTGGAATGCAAAGCCCCAAGCGTGTCCATTCGCCAGGACACCTTCGACCAGGGCGCCCGCTACAATCTCGTGCTTGATGCCCCGTATCTCGTCGTTACGAACGGGCAGGAGCATTATGCCTGTCGCGTCGACCTCGACGCCCAGGACTACGCGTTCCTAGACGATCTGCCCCCCTACGGCGAATTGCTGTCCCGGCGCTCATAGTCCTCCGGTTTGCCCGTGGCGAGTCATACCTCGTGACGCGTCCAGACGGCAAACGAAAGTCCACGCTCCAACACGTCTGGGAGGGCGGGGACCTCGTCCTCCTCGGTGTCCCCTTCCGTATCCAGGAGCGACCGAATCTCGTGCAGCACATGCCGGGCCTCCTCCACGAGCGATTCCGAGACGTCCGGATACAAGCTGAGGAGGTCTTGGTGCATGGCTTTCACCAGCCGTTCGGCCCGTCGCAGCTTCATGAGCAAGTCGAAGTGGCGCACGGCGTGTGCCAACTTGTCCTCTTCCTGGCGCTCGAACGGAACGCGCCCCAGCACGAGCTGCATCAAAAGCTCCAGGAGCGTTTCTCGGGCCTGTGCAAGCCGAGCGGTGGCGAGCCCACTCGGGGCCTGTGCGGACGGGTCGCGACCCGCCCGGCGCTCCGCGACTGCCTCTCGCACCTCCTCGGCGGTCGACAGCGTGGCCAGAAGCGTCATGGACTGAAGAACAGCGGCCGAGTCCGGCGCATCATTCGAATCAGTTCCTCCATCGGCACTCGTCGAACTCATAGAACGTCAGGTTAGGGCAAATGAGCAGGCCGCGCACCGGCAAACGTTCGACATCTATAGAGCGGATCCTTGTTTATCATTCCCCGCTCACGCCTTGTTACGTCACACCTCAAGGTACCGAACAAACTCCTCCACGAGCTCCTCCAGTTCCTCTTCGTCCTCTCCAAAGGAGGCGACGACGTGGTAGCCATTGTGCTCAAGCACATGCCGGATACGGGACGTGTCCTTGACGTTCAGCTTGAGGGTCACCCGGATTTTGCCCGACGCCTGCTCGGGAGACTCGGACGCCACGGCCAGCACCTTGCCATCGTTCTGTTCGATGAGATGGATGAGCTTGGCCAGCGCGTAGTCGCGCGGGTCCACTTCAAGTGCCAGAATGGCCCCAGTCTGCTGCGTAGACAGCATCTGAGCGAACTTGTCAAAGATGTCGTGCCGCTGAATGAGGCCGTAGTAGTTCCCCTCCGTATCGGCCACCGGAATGGTGCTGAGATCGTGTTGCACCATCGTGCGAGCCGCATCAAAAATGTGGGCGTCAGGCGGTACGCTGACCGGCCGTCCTACAAGCAGCGTGCCGATCTCCGCATCCGGCCCGTCCGCATCCATGAGACGGTCCTCGGAGAGCACACCCACAAGGTCTCCCTCATCGTCCACAACGGGGAGGTGATTGATATGATGCTCCATAAGTCGCCCAAGGGCCGTCTCGACCGAGTCGGACACCTCAAGGGTGGAGATTGAAGGATTGATGGCGTCTCGAGCTTTCATGGGACTGGGGGGTTGCGTGAAAAAAGCACGCGCGACCGATCCGTAAGGAGATCCCTGAGCGCACGTCCTCTCAGGCGAGGCCTCAGCTTCTAGTCGTCAAAACCTGTATGCACGTTGGCCGGGTCGGTACCGCCACGTTTAAAGGGCACCCAGTACTCATTTGTATGTACGCTGCAAGGGCCGTGCCGTTACCAGAGACTCGACCATACCGGAGGGAAGTTCCAGAACCGTCACCTCCGTCGGGCCTCTCGTTTCCGACACACTACTCCGCCTCCTGAACGGGCACATCGTCATCCACCACAGGGCGAAGCTTCGCAAATGACTCAAGCATCTGGCGAAGACGGTCGTCATTGCGCGGAGAGGCGCGAAACCGCATGCGGGCGACTGCTTGCGGCCCTTCGTCTTCGCCGTTCTCGGCGTACATGTACTCCTCGTCCAAAACGTCGGACAAGCGGTGGATTTTTGCAATTGCTTCTGGCTCAGTGACCGGCACATACGTCACTCGCTCCACATAGTCCTTCTCGATGAGACCGAGTAGATCCTCCTTCAGCTGTTCCAGCCCGATCCCGCGAAGAGCCGAGATAAATGACGCGTCCGGGTGCTCGTCGCGGAGGGCGCGGAGAAGACTTCGATCCTCCAGGGCATCCACTTTGTTGAACACCACGAGGGTCGGTTTATCATCGGAATCCAGTTCCCCCAGCGTTTCGTTGACGACCTGCATCTGCTCCTCGAAATTGGGATGCGTGACGTCCACCACGTGCATGAGCACATCGCTCTCCCGCACCTCGTCGAGGGTGCTCTTAAAGCTTTCGATGAGCCGGTGCGGGAGCTTGCGAATGAAGCCGACCGTATCGGACATGAGCACCTCTTTGTTGTCATCGAGCTC is part of the Salinibacter sp. 10B genome and encodes:
- a CDS encoding NAD(P)/FAD-dependent oxidoreductase, which gives rise to MSYDAIVIGGGLAGCSVALQLARSSHTVLLLEKTTYPRHKLCGEFLSPEAQSSFRRLGVLDAVADAGAAPMTRARLTGPNGSVAEHSLPDTALGLSRYRLDELLFRHACAAGVEGREDTRVTQVQGSLKDGFAVQTDAGTVEGRLVLGAYGKRGLLDRKLNRPFLQESSPYVAFKAHYEGPPSAIPGRIEVHAAPSGYCGVGPVEDNRLCVCWIGHTDALKDAGGSPDNMLNSLRRNPALDERMAPLTRVSPRFEAVSQVPLMAKEQFVNDVCMVGDSAGMIAPLCGDGMAMALAGADLAFPYASDFLNDRRSAEEFRRAYRQAWNDQFRFRLRLGRWVHAAAFRPAATTSLLSACRVFPPLARWLIRSTRG
- a CDS encoding T9SS type A sorting domain-containing protein, whose translation is MTHRSILLFSIALFLSVGAAHAQLPTSLLDDFERTDDPSLGRTPTSPTDIQWNESGQAVGSGSSLSSNETIRINNQRADLQAGQKEGVKIATVDMSNVSGYPTTLSDASGVMTWAFNFRQSKNDPGGFGSTGNGGMAFVLSSAGSDLDDSNALAVVLGDGDASDEIKLVNYNGGYSANGDFSVIATGSDDLSNEYVSVKVTYDPTTSPDTWTLYASSGAGSFPTSDPRTLDNANEVDQAMSDEGTGNQRKYIGLLWDHGATSENAVFDDIYVTDPSGRLPVELASYTVVTDDRQALLSWTTTSETNNAGFTVQHKVNGTFENVGFVDGAGTVSQPQDYRFATDALGPGRHTFRLQQMDVDGSVSPGPTRTVVVSPTRSDLTNTGGNPVTGGTPATFTIATEQAQTVTATLVNALGQTVRTMHERRVSATADLTVETSTLSSGIYFLRAEGETFTDTEKFTIVR
- a CDS encoding L-threonylcarbamoyladenylate synthase produces the protein MDHPSLMDTVRTSSPTDAASFLRRGQLVAFPTETVYGLGADVFQPEAVESIFEAKGRPADNPLIVHLATLAQVPAVAAEVPTTANRLLEHFSPGPLTLILPKHPDVPSVVTAGLDTVGVRLPRHEAARAFLRACDTPVAAPSANRSGRPSPTTWEAVAEDLDGRIACILQGGRTEAGVESTVLDCTTDPPVVLRPGAVSVEALEGIVGAVRVGDSEGDEAAKSPGTRHRHYAPTARVHLIQEPAEVEQSAAVGYIGLSEPDRKAAFRDCHVVPDVETYARDLFHFFRECDRSGCTMIFAQTVPDDGLGRALNDRLRRAAAR
- a CDS encoding type I restriction enzyme HsdR N-terminal domain-containing protein, translating into MDPLNLPSYSLRTAEQDGDRVIYDPVRQTYVRLTPEEWVRQHFVQYLIQELDVPAGLVATEATFQYQGQPWRADIVAHDRRGAPLLLVECKAPSVSIRQDTFDQGARYNLVLDAPYLVVTNGQEHYACRVDLDAQDYAFLDDLPPYGELLSRRS
- a CDS encoding CBS domain-containing protein, which produces MKARDAINPSISTLEVSDSVETALGRLMEHHINHLPVVDDEGDLVGVLSEDRLMDADGPDAEIGTLLVGRPVSVPPDAHIFDAARTMVQHDLSTIPVADTEGNYYGLIQRHDIFDKFAQMLSTQQTGAILALEVDPRDYALAKLIHLIEQNDGKVLAVASESPEQASGKIRVTLKLNVKDTSRIRHVLEHNGYHVVASFGEDEEELEELVEEFVRYLEV